Proteins co-encoded in one Nematostella vectensis chromosome 15, jaNemVect1.1, whole genome shotgun sequence genomic window:
- the LOC5515618 gene encoding uncharacterized protein LOC5515618, protein MASETETKIRQEVSKDQNRVRLQGALAFTVAISVALYLRYSTPKIRSLPTLVDRFAYTLQWEAASLLTVFLGVYFVASKRFASPAINPLDKTAKSFIEVPQRFLKNTVEQFVMHFVACLILTTHLAEEQMVAIPALVLLFVTGRLCFGLGYSYGYIYRAFGFALTILPTASVVSYCVYRLVSGVLLE, encoded by the coding sequence ATGGCTTCCGAAACGGAGACAAAAATCCGCCAAGAAGTGAGCAAAGACCAGAACAGAGTTCGTCTACAGGGGGCACTAGCTTTTACTGTAGCCATAAGTGTAGCGTTGTACCTTCGCTACTCGACTCCGAAGATCCGTAGCCTTCCAACTCTTGTCGACCGATTCGCGTACACGCTCCAATGGGAAGCCGCGTCGTTATTGACAGTGTTCCTCGGTGTTTATTTTGTTGCAAGCAAGCGCTTCGCAAGCCCTGCCATAAATCCACTGGACAAAACAGCCAAGTCTTTCATCGAAGTTCCTCAGAGATTCCTTAAGAATACCGTAGAGCAGTTTGTGATGCATTTCGTGGCGTGTCTGATCCTGACAACTCATCTTGCCGAGGAACAAATGGTCGCCATCCCTGCGCTCGTCCTACTGTTTGTGACGGGTAGGCTGTGTTTTGGTCTCGGGTATTCGTATGGCTACATATACAGGGCTTTCGGATTTGCCCTCACCATTTTGCCGACGGCTTCAGTTGTTTCGTACTGTGTGTACAGACTTGTTAGTGGAGTTCTGCTTGAGTGA